One genomic window of Actinoplanes lobatus includes the following:
- a CDS encoding FtsX-like permease family protein: MRVRNWFFELALGVRMSVAGGRAGWFRLGLIAVGVGLGVAVLLGAATVPAAMAASNARTDARAIDGYQDLPRADDTMLTSHFNTRFEGWAISGELLQPEGSHPPVPPGVSSVPGPGRMVVSPALARLLDDPANGLLRDRWDAEVAGVIGAEGLSGPAELFFYMGTDTLSAEHDGRIREFGTPGAIVRDPVPIFVLLTLVGMVVLLIPVMVFMAAAVRFGDEARDRRLAALRLVGADAATTRRIAAGETLAGAVLGLLIGAALWVGEILLAHRWGTGALSFYLADLRPVPSLVVLIVIAVPVVAVAVTLSAMRRVVVEPLGVTRMSIPVRRRLWWRLLLPTAGVVLLWPLYRGIDEHSAGYEIQVVAGMAALLTGIALLLPWQVEAVVGRLGAGGSPAWQLAVRRLQFDSGTAIRAVSGIAVSVAGVIAMQGIVTGIESLYTRGSASAPVRYGIAILPGSSLPDRSWTAALDATPGVQEWRPLRIVRLDGATLRIGDCALLSQLAEVGECRDGDVFGLDGAAAGTTYRLGDTSWTSPAGTRAVSRAEAEPTSGETLLITPGALAGVAVQPDDTNFYVALDPGVPQAMEHLRNSAARLDLQAYLYSYGNDSVRAALAGMRDALLAGAIVLLVLIGASMVVNVVEQLRERRRVLAVLVAFGTRRRTLGGSVLFQVAVPVVLGMVLAVAVGSVLAGVLMTAVGAPLTVDWFGITATSGIAAVVVLGTTAAGLPILWRLTRPGNLRSE, translated from the coding sequence GTGAGGGTCCGCAACTGGTTCTTCGAGCTCGCTCTCGGCGTCCGGATGAGTGTCGCCGGAGGCCGGGCCGGTTGGTTCCGTCTCGGCCTGATCGCGGTCGGGGTCGGTCTGGGGGTGGCGGTGCTGCTCGGCGCGGCCACCGTGCCGGCCGCCATGGCCGCGAGCAACGCGCGCACCGACGCTCGCGCCATCGACGGCTACCAGGACCTGCCACGCGCCGACGACACCATGCTGACCAGCCATTTCAACACCCGCTTCGAGGGCTGGGCGATCAGTGGCGAGCTGTTGCAGCCGGAGGGTTCGCACCCGCCCGTGCCGCCCGGGGTGTCGTCGGTCCCCGGTCCCGGCCGGATGGTGGTCTCCCCCGCGCTCGCCCGGCTGCTGGACGATCCGGCGAACGGTCTGCTGCGTGACCGCTGGGACGCCGAGGTGGCCGGGGTGATCGGTGCGGAGGGCCTGTCCGGTCCGGCCGAGCTCTTCTTCTACATGGGCACCGACACGCTGTCCGCGGAGCACGACGGCCGGATCCGCGAGTTCGGCACCCCGGGCGCGATCGTGCGCGACCCGGTCCCGATCTTCGTGCTGTTGACCCTGGTCGGCATGGTGGTGCTGCTGATCCCGGTGATGGTGTTCATGGCCGCCGCCGTCCGGTTCGGTGACGAGGCCCGCGACCGCCGGCTGGCGGCGCTGCGGCTGGTCGGCGCCGACGCCGCGACGACCCGCCGGATCGCCGCCGGGGAGACCCTGGCCGGCGCCGTGCTGGGCCTGCTGATCGGCGCCGCCCTGTGGGTGGGCGAGATCCTGCTGGCCCACCGGTGGGGCACCGGCGCGCTCTCCTTCTACCTGGCCGACCTGCGCCCGGTGCCGTCGCTGGTGGTCCTGATCGTGATCGCGGTGCCGGTCGTGGCCGTCGCGGTGACACTGTCGGCGATGCGCCGGGTCGTGGTCGAGCCGCTCGGCGTGACCCGGATGAGCATCCCGGTCCGCCGCCGCCTGTGGTGGCGGCTGCTCCTGCCGACCGCCGGCGTGGTCCTGCTGTGGCCGCTCTACCGGGGCATCGACGAGCACTCGGCCGGCTACGAGATCCAGGTCGTCGCCGGGATGGCCGCGCTGCTGACCGGCATCGCGCTGCTGCTGCCGTGGCAGGTCGAGGCGGTCGTGGGGCGGCTCGGCGCCGGCGGGTCCCCGGCGTGGCAACTGGCCGTGCGCCGCCTCCAGTTCGACAGCGGCACCGCGATCCGCGCCGTCTCCGGCATCGCCGTCTCGGTGGCCGGGGTGATCGCCATGCAGGGCATCGTGACCGGCATCGAGTCCCTCTACACCCGGGGTTCGGCAAGCGCACCGGTTCGATACGGCATCGCCATCCTGCCCGGCAGCAGCCTGCCCGACCGCAGCTGGACGGCGGCGCTCGACGCCACTCCGGGTGTCCAGGAGTGGCGGCCACTGCGGATCGTCCGCCTCGACGGGGCCACGCTGCGGATCGGTGACTGCGCCCTGCTGAGCCAGCTGGCCGAGGTGGGCGAGTGCCGCGACGGCGACGTGTTCGGGCTGGACGGGGCGGCCGCCGGGACGACGTACCGGCTGGGTGACACGTCCTGGACGTCGCCGGCCGGCACCCGGGCAGTGTCGCGGGCCGAGGCGGAGCCCACCTCCGGCGAGACGCTGCTGATCACCCCGGGTGCGTTGGCCGGGGTCGCCGTCCAGCCGGACGACACCAACTTCTACGTGGCCCTCGACCCCGGTGTGCCGCAGGCCATGGAGCATCTGCGTAACAGCGCGGCCCGGCTGGACCTTCAGGCGTACCTGTACTCGTACGGCAACGACTCGGTTCGCGCGGCGCTGGCCGGGATGCGGGACGCCCTGCTCGCCGGTGCGATCGTCCTGCTCGTCCTGATCGGCGCCAGCATGGTCGTCAACGTGGTCGAACAGCTGCGCGAACGCCGCCGGGTGCTGGCCGTCCTGGTCGCCTTCGGCACCCGCCGGCGCACGCTCGGCGGTTCGGTGCTCTTTCAGGTGGCCGTTCCCGTCGTACTGGGCATGGTTTTGGCCGTGGCCGTCGGCAGCGTGCTGGCCGGCGTCCTGATGACGGCCGTCGGCGCACCGCTGACCGTCGACTGGTTCGGCATCACCGCCACCTCCGGCATCGCCGCCGTGGTGGTCCTGGGCACGACCGCCGCCGGCCTGCCGATCCTGTGGCGCCTCACCCGCCCCGGAAACCTGCGCAGCGAATAG
- a CDS encoding esterase/lipase family protein: MRRLLVLVTAVVAALALSPALPAAAAPGTPVVFVHGYTGSASNWTTAMSLFRAGGYSSSELFAYEYNSYGNNITNAQGLATYVSQVRARTGASKVDIVNHSMGGLVSMWYVKQLGGAQYVRKLASIAGANHGTTYASACLIYVTCQQMYPGSSFINTLSSGDETPGSTTYGTWYSPCDGVIIPYTSTILSGATNNYVACQTHIGFLTDTITLTQIRSFLN, translated from the coding sequence ATGCGCCGTCTTCTCGTCCTCGTCACCGCCGTGGTGGCCGCGCTCGCACTGAGCCCGGCCCTGCCCGCGGCCGCCGCCCCGGGCACGCCGGTGGTCTTCGTGCACGGCTACACCGGCAGCGCGTCCAACTGGACCACCGCGATGTCGCTGTTCCGTGCCGGCGGCTACTCGAGCAGTGAACTGTTCGCGTACGAGTACAACTCCTACGGCAACAACATCACCAACGCCCAGGGCCTGGCCACCTACGTCAGCCAGGTCCGGGCCCGCACCGGCGCATCGAAGGTCGACATCGTGAACCACTCGATGGGTGGCCTGGTCAGCATGTGGTACGTCAAGCAGCTGGGTGGCGCCCAGTACGTCCGGAAGCTCGCGTCGATCGCCGGCGCCAACCACGGCACCACCTACGCCAGCGCCTGCCTGATCTACGTCACCTGTCAGCAGATGTATCCCGGCTCGTCGTTCATCAACACGCTCAGCTCCGGCGACGAGACCCCGGGCAGCACCACCTACGGGACCTGGTACTCCCCGTGTGACGGCGTCATCATCCCCTACACCAGCACCATCCTGAGCGGCGCCACCAACAACTACGTGGCCTGCCAGACCCACATCGGGTTCCTGACCGACACCATCACCCTCACCCAGATCAGGTCCTTCCTGAACTGA
- a CDS encoding MFS transporter: protein MPHAVGVGGYRAVLGLPFALRTFVPAIGGRLAYGILPLAILFTVQQATGSYAVAGLAAAGFGITAITLPVKTRLAERHGQHAVLPPLALVCAVALAVASVAREPAVLVALITLAGFAAPPLGPSMRASWRRLTAGTSLKPRAYGLDAVVEETLYLVGPLIAGLLVAAGPAHRALLLTAFLLLTGTLGMATAPPARHRDPAAPGRLFDPGPLRSPGVRGLLAAILGVGAGTSVAYTCIAATAQNHGRPGAAGLLEAALAVGSVAGGLLWARREPGRHHLRQLAALAGVLAAGLTAASVAPGLVTLGLVLCATGTALAPVYVVAYLAADDLAGDGAAAEAGTWVNVATNAGSSAGAALAGIIAESRGPGPGFLTGAALLAVTAAAVALTSRRRTSTIAGQ, encoded by the coding sequence ATGCCCCACGCCGTCGGCGTGGGAGGTTACCGTGCCGTTCTCGGCCTGCCGTTCGCGCTGCGCACCTTCGTGCCCGCGATCGGCGGGCGGCTGGCCTACGGCATCCTCCCGCTCGCCATCCTGTTCACCGTCCAGCAGGCCACCGGCTCGTATGCCGTCGCCGGTCTCGCGGCCGCCGGTTTCGGCATCACCGCGATCACCCTGCCCGTCAAGACCCGCCTCGCCGAGCGGCACGGCCAGCACGCCGTCCTGCCGCCGCTCGCGCTGGTGTGCGCCGTCGCCCTGGCCGTCGCCTCCGTGGCACGCGAGCCGGCCGTACTGGTCGCATTGATCACTCTGGCCGGCTTCGCCGCGCCGCCTCTCGGCCCGTCGATGCGGGCGAGCTGGCGCCGGCTCACCGCGGGCACCTCCCTCAAACCGCGGGCGTACGGGCTGGACGCCGTCGTCGAGGAGACGCTGTACCTGGTCGGGCCGCTCATCGCCGGTCTGCTCGTGGCGGCGGGCCCGGCCCACCGGGCGCTGCTGCTCACCGCGTTCCTGCTGCTCACCGGCACTCTCGGCATGGCCACAGCGCCGCCGGCCCGGCACCGGGACCCCGCGGCCCCGGGACGGCTGTTCGATCCGGGCCCGCTGCGGTCACCCGGGGTGCGCGGGCTGCTCGCCGCGATCCTGGGGGTCGGCGCCGGGACGAGTGTGGCGTACACCTGCATCGCCGCCACCGCCCAGAACCACGGCCGTCCCGGCGCCGCCGGCCTGCTGGAGGCGGCCCTCGCCGTGGGCAGCGTCGCCGGTGGCCTGCTGTGGGCCCGCCGGGAACCCGGCCGCCACCATCTGCGACAGCTCGCGGCGCTGGCCGGGGTCCTGGCGGCCGGTCTGACCGCCGCCTCGGTGGCGCCCGGCCTGGTCACGCTCGGTCTGGTGCTGTGTGCGACCGGGACGGCGCTGGCCCCGGTCTACGTGGTCGCCTATCTGGCCGCCGACGACCTGGCCGGCGACGGCGCGGCCGCCGAGGCCGGCACCTGGGTGAACGTCGCCACCAACGCGGGCAGTTCGGCCGGCGCCGCGTTGGCCGGCATCATCGCCGAGTCCCGCGGCCCGGGCCCCGGCTTCCTGACCGGCGCGGCGCTGCTGGCGGTGACAGCCGCGGCGGTCGCACTCACCAGCCGGCGCCGGACCTCGACGATCGCCGGTCAGTAG
- a CDS encoding GOLPH3/VPS74 family protein, whose translation MAVPGSLPLRVYLLAHDPAKGRVRFTTQLGAMLRAAALADLYGSGHLTDEKGRAVVSGRHRPCGDPFLESVRAEIAAAKPRKWQHWVGRNQGAATRAVRQQLGDGGWARLRPYRILGLFPATRVTIRDPRVRKELLGRVNNAVKKPMGRVDAADAALVAVIAAGDLGLVLDRRTRRTHKRRIHELTEISGPVAPALKKSIEAANSGG comes from the coding sequence ATGGCAGTTCCCGGAAGTCTTCCCCTGCGCGTCTACCTGCTGGCCCACGATCCCGCCAAGGGCCGGGTCCGGTTCACCACCCAGCTCGGCGCCATGCTGCGCGCCGCGGCCCTCGCCGACCTGTACGGCAGCGGCCACCTGACCGACGAGAAGGGCCGCGCCGTCGTCTCCGGAAGGCATCGCCCCTGCGGCGACCCCTTCCTGGAGTCGGTCCGCGCCGAGATCGCCGCCGCCAAGCCGCGCAAGTGGCAGCACTGGGTCGGCCGCAACCAGGGCGCAGCCACCAGGGCGGTCCGGCAGCAGCTCGGCGACGGTGGCTGGGCCCGCCTCCGGCCGTACCGGATTCTCGGGTTGTTCCCGGCGACCAGGGTGACCATCCGTGATCCCCGGGTCCGCAAGGAGCTGCTCGGCCGGGTCAACAACGCCGTGAAGAAACCGATGGGCCGCGTCGACGCGGCCGACGCCGCACTGGTGGCCGTGATCGCGGCGGGCGACCTGGGCCTGGTCCTCGACCGCCGGACACGGCGTACCCACAAGCGGCGGATCCACGAGCTGACCGAGATCAGCGGGCCGGTCGCGCCCGCCCTGAAGAAGTCGATCGAGGCCGCCAACAGCGGCGGTTGA
- the trpS gene encoding tryptophan--tRNA ligase, producing MDTITDPTRYRILTGDRPTGRLHLGHYFGTLQNRVRLQNLGVELYVVIADYQVLTDRDVADDLTGHVEELVLDHLAAGVDPARATIFTHSAVPALNQLLLPFLSLVSVAELNRNPTVKDEIAHSRQSAVSGLMFTYPVHQAADILFCKANLVPVGQDQLPHLELTRTIARRFNDRYGAGIFPEPEALLSKAPLLLGTDGTKMSKSRGNAITLAAGADETARLIKRAKTDTERHITYDPEGRPEVSSLLLLAALCLDRTPAQVADGIGAAGSAALKKVVTEAVNEYLAPIRARRAEYARDRAHLRTVLREGNERARAVADTTLAEVRAAMNCHY from the coding sequence ATGGACACCATCACCGACCCCACTCGCTACCGGATCCTGACCGGCGACCGGCCCACCGGGCGCCTGCACCTGGGCCACTACTTCGGCACCCTCCAGAACCGGGTCCGCCTGCAGAACCTCGGCGTGGAGCTGTACGTCGTCATCGCCGACTACCAGGTCCTGACCGACCGGGACGTGGCCGACGACCTCACCGGGCACGTCGAGGAACTCGTGCTCGATCATCTGGCCGCCGGCGTCGACCCGGCCCGCGCCACGATCTTCACGCACAGCGCCGTCCCCGCCCTCAACCAGCTGCTGCTGCCCTTCCTGAGCCTCGTCTCCGTCGCCGAACTCAACCGCAACCCCACGGTCAAGGACGAGATCGCCCACTCCCGGCAGTCCGCGGTCAGCGGGCTGATGTTCACCTACCCCGTGCACCAGGCCGCCGACATCCTCTTCTGCAAAGCCAACCTGGTGCCGGTCGGCCAGGACCAGCTGCCGCACCTGGAACTCACCCGGACCATCGCCCGCCGCTTCAACGACCGGTACGGCGCCGGCATCTTCCCCGAACCCGAGGCCCTGCTGTCGAAGGCGCCGCTGCTGCTCGGCACGGACGGCACCAAGATGAGCAAGAGCCGCGGCAACGCCATCACACTGGCCGCCGGCGCCGACGAGACCGCCCGGCTGATCAAGCGGGCCAAGACCGACACCGAGCGGCACATCACGTACGACCCGGAGGGCCGCCCCGAGGTGTCGTCGCTGCTCCTGCTGGCCGCCCTCTGCCTGGACCGCACTCCCGCGCAGGTCGCCGACGGCATCGGTGCGGCGGGCTCCGCGGCGCTGAAGAAGGTGGTCACCGAGGCGGTCAACGAGTACCTGGCTCCGATCCGGGCCCGCCGTGCCGAGTACGCCCGTGACCGCGCCCACCTTCGTACGGTCCTGCGGGAGGGCAACGAGCGGGCCCGGGCGGTGGCCGACACCACCCTCGCCGAGGTGCGCGCCGCCATGAACTGCCACTACTGA